In one window of Nicotiana tabacum cultivar K326 chromosome 12, ASM71507v2, whole genome shotgun sequence DNA:
- the LOC107814047 gene encoding protein JINGUBANG — translation MVLLPCPLPFESKKESSDSDQSHSKHLSSDSSSSLSSRSFSSLYSQPSLLSVPSLSISSCQFEHLSNTYHHCAATLTGHSSYIFCLSLAGNYLYSGSSNGEILAWDRNPSIQDNYSTQNIVSQSCSAVKSIVILGDKLFSAHQDHRIRVWKIDNGTPNKKYKCIATLPTLNDRCMKLFWTRNYVQVRRHKKCTWVHHVDTVSALALSKDGSLLYSSSWDRSFKVWRTSDFKCIESVWNAHDDAINSIVLSNNGHVYTGSADKKIKVWKKQQDNNHTLLATLEKHKSAVNALALSEDGSVLYSGACDRSIVVWEKESSSARQMVVSGALRGHKKSILCLAVVSDLVCSGSADKTVRIWKRGFGKSYSCLAVFEGHSGPVKCLTAALDTSVKDDSGSGNSYLLYSGSLDCYCYVKVWKFWVPNYL, via the exons ATGGTACTTCTTCCATGTCCTCTGCCTTTCGAATCAAAGAAAGAATCATCAGATTCTGATCAATCTCACTCTAAACATCTTTCCTCAGATTCTTCATCATCACTATCTTCAAGGTCATTTTCTTCCCTCTACTCACAGCCAAGTCTGCTATCTGTTCCTTCTCTTTCTATATCATCTTGTCAATTTGAACATCTCTCCAACACCTACCACCACTGTGCAGCTACACTCACAGGCCATTCCTCCTACATATTCTGCTTATCTCTCGCTGGAAATTACCTCTACAGCGGCTCTTCTAATGGCGAAATCCTCGCTTGGGATAGAAATCCTTCAATACAGGACAATTATTCAACACAAAACATTGTTTCCCAAAGTTGCAGCGCAGTCAAATCCATAGTCATCTTGGGTGATAAACTCTTCAGCGCCCACCAAGATCATAGAATCCGAGTATGGAAAATTGACAATGGTACGCCTAATAAAAAATACAAGTGCATTGCCACCTTACCAACACTCAACGATCGTTGTATGAAGCTATTTTGGACAAGGAACTACGTACAAGTGCGTAGACACAAGAAATGCACATGG GTACATCATGTTGACACAGTATCAGCTTTAGCCTTATCCAAAGATGGCTCTTTGCTTTACTCTTCTTCATGGGACAGAAGTTTTAAAGTATGGAGAACTTCAGATTTCAAATGCATAGAATCAGTATGGAATGCACACGATGATGCTATCAACTCCATAGTTTTATCCAATAATGGACATGTTTACACTGGGTCAGCAGACAAGAAAATCAAAGTATGGAAGAAACAACAAGACAACAACCATACCCTATTGGCTACTCTAGAGAAGCACAAATCAGCAGTGAATGCATTAGCTCTTAGTGAAGACGGTTCTGTTTTATACTCTGGTGCTTGTGATCGATCAATAGTTGTATGGGAAAAAGAGAGCAGTAGTGCTAGACAGATGGTGGTGTCAGGGGCATTAAGAGGACACAAAAAATCTATTTTGTGTTTGGCTGTGGTCTCTGATTTGGTATGCAGTGGATCAGCTGATAAAACTGTGAGAATATGGAAGAGAGGATTTGGAAAAAGCTATTCTTGTTTGGCAGTGTTTGAAGGGCACAGTGGTCCAGTTAAGTGCTTGACTGCAGCTTTAGATACTAGTGTAAAAGATGATTCTGGTTCTGGAAATTCTTACCTGCTTTATAGTGGTAGCTTGGATTGTTATTGTTATGTTAAGGTTTGGAAATTTTGGGTTCCTAATTACCTCTAG